Genomic window (Akkermansiaceae bacterium):
GACATCATCCTCCGGAACCCCGAGGCCAGTATCGCCGTTCTCCAGCAGGCCGCGCAGGCGGCTGATGGAGAAGTCCCATGATTGCTTCTGGAAACTCATGCCTTCCGGGTCGTAGCCGAAATAAACCCCTGAAGGAGCATCATGCCCGGCCTGTTGGCTGACAGAGAGCATGACGCCATCGTCGTGGGGCTCGAACCCTACATCCAGGCGGGTGAGGTACCCGTTGATGAACCACGTGAGGGAGAGGAGGGAATTTTCCCGCACCTCCTCCACCCGGTGCCTGCCCGACTGGAGGGGCAACCTGGAACTGATGAGGAAGTCACCGCCCGCCCGGCATTCGACGGTGGCGCGGGTGGCCAGCCATTCGGCAAGGCGGGCGTCATCCGTCCAGTATTCCCAGCACCGCACAGGGCTACTACGGATCAGGTAGTGGGTGGTGTAACCATACGGCTTTTCCTCATGGGAAAGATCGGCACCCTCTCCGGGATCAACACTCATGCGGCATCATGAGTGTGGATCCCCCGGATAGGTCAAGAGATTCGGCGGAGAGCACGCCACAATGCGTGGATGCCATCGATTGCCAAGGTGGATCAGGAAAGGCGGATGCGATCTCCCCATCCGAAGATCTCACGACCTTCGCTACCCTGTCTCACTGCCCGCCGGCGGTCGGGCGGATGATGATCTCGTTCACATCCACGTCCTCCGGCTGCCCGATGGCGTAGGCAATGCCGCGGGCGATGGCGTCCGGCGTGAGGGCGACGGCGCGGAAGTCATCGATCATCTTCTTCGTCCCGGGATCGGAAATCGTGTGGGCAAGCTCGGACTCCACCACGCCGGGGGAGATGATGGTCACGCGCACGTCCTTGTTCTCCAGGCGCAGGCCTTCGGAAATGGCGCGCACCGCGAACTTCGTGCCGGAATACACGGCGCATGTCGGCCACACCTGGAAGCCGCCGATGGAGGAGACGTTGATGACCTGGCCGGACCGCCGCTCCTGCATGTGCGGCAGCACGGCGGCGATGCCGTGGAGAACACCGCGGATGTTCACGTCGATCATCTGGTTCCACTCCGCAATCTTCAGCTCATGCAGCGGGGAAAGTGGCATGACACCGGCGTTGTTGATGATGACGTCGATACGGCCGAACTTTTCCAACGCGAATTCCGCGAAGGCCTGCGTGTCTTCCAGGCTGGTGACATCGAGCGACTTGATTTCAACCTGTCCGCCCGCATCGCGGATCTCCGCGGCGAGCTTTTCCAGACGGTCCACCCGGCGCGCGCCGAGCACGACGGTGTGGCCCAGCGCGGCGAGGTGGCGGGCGGTGGCTTCGCCGATGCCGCTGCTGGCTCCGGTGATGAGGATGATTTTGGATTTCATGATAAGTTTCTGGTTTTCAGTGTTCAGTTTTCAGGAAGAGAAGAAGTGTCAGATGAAGAGGCCGCCGGAGGCCTCGATGCGCTGGGCGTTGACCCAGCGGCCCTCGTCGGAGCAGAGGAAGACGGAAACGCCCGCGATGTCATCCGGCTGCGCGGTGCGGCCGAGCGCGGTCTGGGAGACAATGGAGCCGCGGATCACCGGA
Coding sequences:
- a CDS encoding SRPBCC domain-containing protein; translation: MSVDPGEGADLSHEEKPYGYTTHYLIRSSPVRCWEYWTDDARLAEWLATRATVECRAGGDFLISSRLPLQSGRHRVEEVRENSLLSLTWFINGYLTRLDVGFEPHDDGVMLSVSQQAGHDAPSGVYFGYDPEGMSFQKQSWDFSISRLRGLLENGDTGLGVPEDDVHDEIIFSIWIAASPQAVFSALTDVAELRKWERMSGEDAVIENHTGGRYSFGWETEEEGGDGPGRIEEYVEGSRLVYSWFGESPSTVSWKMEEEGEGGTRLDFRHAKMTLGSYAVWEYKLGWSASLFALKWYLERGEQAGAWMEEV
- a CDS encoding SDR family oxidoreductase, which gives rise to MKSKIILITGASSGIGEATARHLAALGHTVVLGARRVDRLEKLAAEIRDAGGQVEIKSLDVTSLEDTQAFAEFALEKFGRIDVIINNAGVMPLSPLHELKIAEWNQMIDVNIRGVLHGIAAVLPHMQERRSGQVINVSSIGGFQVWPTCAVYSGTKFAVRAISEGLRLENKDVRVTIISPGVVESELAHTISDPGTKKMIDDFRAVALTPDAIARGIAYAIGQPEDVDVNEIIIRPTAGGQ